TCCTCGGTTCTGTCCTCGCTTTTTTCTTTGACATATTGTTTTTCTGTCATTTGCTCAAATGTCCTATCCTGTTTTTCAGTAATTCCTCTTCAGCGCCGTGTTAATTTCAATACCAATTAATTTTAATACCAAAATGTATTTTTTGGCTCACTCGAATGAAAGTTCGTAGAGAGCGGGAGATCAATACAAGCATGAAATTCGGTTGAGGCCGGGATCTGCTAGCATAAACAGAGTCCCGGAATATGTTCCTGAGGCCACAAATGTCTTAAGCGGTTATTGGCTTCCTGCCTCCTGGTTAATGGCGGCGGGTCGTCGCTCCATTCATAATTTTTTAAACCTGCCGGGGCCATAATATCTTTACATAATTGGCTCCCTAAGCGCCTATCAATCCACACTTTATTGTTGCGTTGCGTTTTTATTTAGTTGCATTGTTTTTTTATTAATCAGTACTATAATTAAAACTGAATTCTTGTTCCGCTGATTATTTTTAAAATTTAAAAAATTTGATTAGACCTTCAAGGAGAATTTGCAGATGGGGGGAAGAAAAAATCAATGAAGGGAAAGAAAGCACAACCTGTGAGTAAGCGCGTTTTAATTATTGATGACGAAGACGTCGTGAGAGAATCGTTCGTTCTGGCATTCAAAGACACGGATTACGAGGCGGACGGGGCGGAATCGGGCGAGAAGGGAATAGAGCTACTGCGGAATACTAAATACGACTTGATATTCCTCGATCTTAAAATGCCGGTAATGAACGGAGTAGAGACATTAAGAGAGATACATAA
This is a stretch of genomic DNA from Deltaproteobacteria bacterium. It encodes these proteins:
- a CDS encoding response regulator, which translates into the protein MKGKKAQPVSKRVLIIDDEDVVRESFVLAFKDTDYEADGAESGEKGIELLRNTKYDLIFLDLKMPVMNGVETLREIHKLDKEAPVFIVTAFHEEFLGKLSELEKDKISFEVVRKPIGKNEITLIAGSVLSGPVAL